Sequence from the Mugil cephalus isolate CIBA_MC_2020 chromosome 20, CIBA_Mcephalus_1.1, whole genome shotgun sequence genome:
CAGATTTAACGGTATTACCTAATCATTACAGCCAGATCATCCTTTCTGACCCCCTTCGCTGTATTGTCTCCGTTTGCCGTGCGCTAGgttcctcctgctgcagctgaaagaTTTCTGCGGCGAGTTcctgaagaagaagctgagcCTGACCAACTGTGTGGCGGTGCACAGCCTGGCTCACATGTACACCCTGGACCAGCTGGCTCTGCGGGCTGCAGACATGATCCGCCGCAACTTCCACAAGGTTATCCAGGATGAGGAGTTCTACACGCTCCCCTTCCACCTGGTCCGCGACTGGCTGTCGGACGCGGAGATCACGGTGGATTCGGAGGAGGTGTTGTTCGAGGCCGTGGTGAAGTGGGTGCAGAAGAACCCGGAGGAGCGGAGCCGCTACTTCGAGGAGCTGTTTCGACTCCTGAGGCTGCCCCAGATCAAGCCCACCTACCTGACCAGGGTGGTGAAAAACGAGCAGCTGGTGGCGGCCAACGACACCTGTCTCCGGCTGGTGTCGGAGGCGGTGGAAGGCCACGCCATTCGCTTTGAAAACCTCAAGTCCACCGACATGGAGCTCTGGTCTTCCCACATGGCCTCCTTTCAGCCTCGCTTCGGCCAGAACATGGACGTTATCATGGTAGTAGGCGGAGTGTCCGAGGGGGGAGACTACCTGAGCGAGTGCGTGGGCTACTTCATTTACGAGGACCGCTGGGTCAACCTGCCACACATCCACAACCACCTGGACGGCCACGCCATCGCCGCAACGGAGTCCCACGTCTACGTGGCCGGTTCCATGGAGCCGGGCTTTGCTAAGACGGTGGAGCGTTACAACCCCAATCGCAACACCTGGGAGCAGGTGAGCAACTTGACCACGCGCAAGCACTCCTTCGGCCTCACCTGCATCAAGGATATCTTATACAGCATCGGCGGCCATGGCAACTTCAGCCCGGGCTTCAAAGACGTCAGCGTGTACGAGCCCGAGCAGGACAAGTGGCACAATCTGGAATCGGCCCCCAAGATCCTGCGAGACGTCAAGGCAGTGAGCGTGGAGGACCGCTTTGTGTATGTCACGGCACGCACGCCTGTCGACACGGATAACGACGACGGACTGAAGACGGTGACCACTCGCTACGACACGGATAGCCGCCAGTGGCAGGATGTCGACTCCCTGCCCCTCATTGACAACTACTGCATCTTCCAGATGGCTGTGGCCTCCACTAATTTCTACCACACGGCCTCCTGCTGCCCCAAGAGCTACACGGTCAGGGATGAGGTGGCCAGGCAGAAGATCAGCGTGCGCATTTCTGACGAGATCCTGGAGAGCCTGCCGCCGGAGGTAACCAGCATCGAGGGCGCCGCTATCTGCCACTTCGACGAGGACGTCTTCATCATCGGAGGCTGGAAGAACAGCGACGACGTGGACAAGCAGTACCGCAAGGAGGCCTACCGCTACTGCGCCGAGAGGAAGCGCTGGATGCTGCTGCCGCCCATGCCTCAGCCCCGCTGTCGAGCCACAGCCTGCCACGTGCGCATCCCCTACCGCTTTCTGTATGGCTGCCAGCGGTACCCCATGCCCCAGAACCTGGCCCGCCAGCGAGACCGCatgcagcagatgcagcagctcCACCGGCGCACCCTCACCCTGCGTCGGCAGCTCCAGTCGCAGATAGAGTGTTGAACAGGCCCCGAATTCTACTCCGTTCATGCAGCTCAGTCCGAAGGTTTACTTCAAAACCACCATTCCACTCCAGTCGTCGGTGACCCCCATTCATGCATAACGCACTGTAACGAGTCTGGCGTGGCTCTCTTTctggaattcattcatctgAACTACGTGCCATCAGCTGTCATGCTGTGTTGTGTTAATGGCTGAATCGCGGAGAGCCCATGAAATGTGTGGGCAGGCGTGCACTAACCAGCTGGTGGTCTGTGAGGAGGGATTATGGCGAATGTAAACATGTGAATAAGAGTGTTATATAGCAGCCAACATTGAATATTCTTTAGTAATTTATGTTGGTAGAGATactgtttatctgtttgtaTATAAATAGTACAAAGCTGTATATGTAAACATTTATATGGATATTTTACATTCCTTCATTGTATGCCTGTACTGGGAAATGTGACAAAAGTACTAACTGCATTCCTACGTTCTTAATGAAGTCTCCTTCCATTGTAACACTGTGACAATCTCCTCATGCAAGTGTAACATCAGTCCAGCGAACTAACTCTTAGATCATAACTGCAGTAGAATGGCTCTGTTTATCATTGTACGGCCCCAACAACTAAATATGACTTGATTTAGAGGCTGCTAATCATAAAATCCCGTAGAATAGGTCGCTTTTAGATGACTGTTCGTCTCCAACAGTTGTACAGTAATATATTTCTGTCGGTTTTACTTTCGTCATTTGAAGCTAGTAatgtttctgcaggtttctcGAGAGGTGCTTTGAGATACCTGTGATATCCCAAGATATGTGACGAAGTGTAACGAGTCATTcctttgtgttaacaagcattAAACATTCTAATCTCCCACTGCATTAAGCACCAATCACTGGCAACTGCAGAATCATTCCTTTTGCACTGTTGCTCAGTGTATTCCAAGCCATTCCAGAAAGATACATAGTTAATGTGCATATGTATGAGTGCGAGAGTATGAATTGTGTTCCAGGTTTGGTTCTGCAAAGAATAGCAAAAGCTCCTCTTAAACTGCACTTTGTAACATCAAATTGTTTGTAAagtcttaaaaaagaaaaaaagaaaaagcgtaGAGATTTCAGTTGCCACTGCACTTTGCTTGTTTTATCTGGTTCATATCAGACAAAGTGATTGTATTTTGGAAATGCTTTGTGTCAGCCAGCTTCCAGACAGTAAGAtttgatctttaaaaaaaaaaaaaaaaagcgtattGTCATTAATGACAGACAGATTAGTTTCTAATATTGAATGCCCTGTGTTATTTGTACCTCATTTCCAGCTGGGTGTATATTGGAGATCTGATACTCTGTGTTGTTCTCTGGTCTTTGTTAACCCACCAAAGAGATGTAGAAATGGGATGAGAAGGAATCAGGCTTCTTGGCAAAACAGAAGGGATCGTTATATGAATGTGTTGTGACTGACATTCAGAAATTCCCACTGTCCATGCAGTGCTTATTACAGCAAAAAGGTTAGAGAACGCAGAAATGATATTCATTTCCACTTTATGACCAACATGAATAGCACTGCAAATATTAACTGAAATAAGCTATGTAATATGCTTTGCATGTGATAGTTTGATTTTGTGTCCTTATattggatgtaaaaaaaaaatgctaatgtCATCACTTGCaattaaagttgttttgtaAGAGAGATGGTTCTGCATGGTGTGTATTATTGCTTTGTTGGAACTTTATACGCATAATACTCAAACTtacaaaatgctttttttgcCATAGAGTGCTTACTAAATAAAACACCATGCATGCAGTGTGTCAGACTCTGTAATTTAACTGGTGAAATAGACTATAACGAGATGgatatatttctatttatttataaggcTTACCTCTGTAAACATCTTAATAATTTTTAAAGAGAGAGACTTGTGGGAACCTTAGATGAATGCATTCGTTTTCTGCGGAAGAGTACCCATCGTCCCACATCAAGTTATACAAGCAAGTAGTACTGCTGCCTTCACGTGTTCCTCACAGTGCGCTAATTATGAACGCCTAAACTAcctactgtctttttttctgctactATTACTGACCGACTTGTGCACGTTTATAAACTCTTCCTCACACAAGACAAATGCTACTACTTCTACATATACACcgcaaactatttattttattcagttccaaatgtcttcatctgctgtgcactttagttattgtttacTTTAGTGTCAGGATGATGTCTGTCTTTATCTATTGTGCCTGTCCACTTTACCTCTTGATCGTTAGATAGTgagaaacgtttttttttccgATTCCCTTGTATGTCTGGGACATGTGAAGAAACTGGAAATACAGCTGActtttgactttaaaaaaaaaaaaaaaaaaaaaactactccaTGTGTTGGTGAAGTGCTACGTTCCGATGCTAACAGCGGTACAGGAAGGCAGCAGGGTTACCCACATCAAGTTATACAAGCAAGTAGTACTGCTGCCTTCACGTGTTCCTCACAGTGCGCTAATTATGAACGCCTAAACTAcctactgtctttttttctgctactATTACTGACCAATTTGTGCACGTTTATAAACTCTTAGAAACTATCTTTATAAAGACAAATGCTACTACTTCAACATATACACCGTGAACTATTAATTTTATTCCGTTCCTAATGTCTTCATCTGCTGTGcactttagttattgtttacTTTAGTGTCAGGATGATGTCTGTCTTTATCTATTGTGCCTGTCCACTTTACCTCTTGATCGTTAGATAGTGAGAACGTTTTTTTTCCCGATTCCCTTGTATGTCTGGGACATGTGAAGAAACTGGAAATAAAgctgacttttgacttttttttaaaagaaaaaattaaaaaaaaaagaaaaaaaactattccaTGTGTTGGTGAAGTGCTACGTTCCGACGCTTACAGCGGTACGGGAAGGCAGCAGAGTTAGCTCTCAGATGATCCTGTCGACCTCATAGCAACATCAAACCTCAACGGAGAGAGTCAGCCGATGAAACGCGACTTGTCAACATATCCTTTAGGGACGTGCTGCATTACTTTTAAGAAAAATGGTAAAATTAACCTGCACGTGTTTAGAAAAGGCCGGACGTACCATGCCGACTTATATCCTAGCTAGAAGGAGCGTGCCTAGCTAACGCTAATTTCGGAATGTAGTAGTGCTAGCTGACACTTGTCTTTGTTGGAGTTGTTATGGAGGCTCCTTTCAGTGCAGAGCATCACCACGACTGTGTCGATGCTGGTTAATGTGCAGGCAATGAGTTATTTTGGTGCTTAGAGAGTGCGCTAGCACCTGCCTAGCAAGCCTGGCATCTGGGTTATGTATCCTGCCCGTTTGTCTCCTAACTGTCAATATACTCTGCTAAACTAATACGGAAATGTTTTACAGATTCAAGAGCTGTCCAACCCCTCGGTGTGTATGAAGGACCCTAAGAGGGTGCAAGAGATCCTGCAGTCCATGATGAAGGCTGGCTCCAACACCTTGCAGGTATCCTGGGATTTGACAGCTCCTGCAATAATCTATAAAACACAGTCAGCCCAGCTCAGCACTGTGTTATTGTTGAaatcctctttttgtttcaaaTCCAGGTGATCTCAGACTTTGACAGGACCCTGACAAGATTTGCACACAATGGAAAAAGGTGCCCTACCTGTCACGGTAAGTAGATTGAGGAGTGAGGTAGCTTGAGGTGTTGGTTAGTTTTCAGCTGAACGTTTCCGCTTCATGATGTTCGTCTTCGTTGCAGATATTCTTGACAACAGCAAACTCATTTCCAGTGACTGCAGAGAAAAGGTAGGAAAGAGGCTTAAGTGCATGGTTAGCCTTTCGAGATGTATTGTAACCAACAAAACTAAGTACTGCGACCCACTACCGCCGTAACATGGAGCAATGTGTGTAAGCTCACACatgaaattaatttgttttagttttgggaATGCATAACTCTCCTAGCTTCTAGGATGTACATTTACCATCTTGTGTGCTGCAGTGGGACGTGCTTTATTTCAAGGAACAGAGATGTATAAACGTCAGTGTATGCTTTCTCTGAAAACTATCCAGATTTATAATTAGTGAACCATTCCTTGGAGATGAACATGTTTTTCTACTTGAGATTCCATCTAACGTTGTTGGTCCGTTAgttccattcattcattgagTTTTAGCACttgtctgccatctagtgggtGATAGGAGAAATGGAGCCATTAAATCTACAGTGTGAGATATTTCACCATCAGATCTTCTCCATACTATTatcaatatataaaaatagcaCAGGTGTTTAAAGCTTCTGTCATTATATTGTAATCAAGAAAAATCCATAGTAAAACATGTTGTGTCTGACCATAAAGGTCCGTGTGGCCAGTTACTGAGAACTCTGTCCTGTCTTCCTCAGCTAGAGGAGCTTCGTGACACGTACTACCCAATAGAGATTGACTTCTCGCGGTCAGTGGAGGAGAAGCTGCCTCTGATGGTTGAGTGGTGAGTTGAGTTTATGACAATGTGGACAGAGTTTTGGAGTAGTCACGTCGAAGGTGTTTCTGATCTCCGCTGTGCACAGGTGGACCAAAGCTCATGAACTCCTGGTAGAGCAGCAGATCAAGAAAGACCTGCTGGCTACGGTGGTCCATGAATCTAATGCCATGCTGAGGTAGGAACGCCTAGAACTCTGTTCAGGAGTTAAAAACATGTTGTAACGTGGCCGCATGAATTTTAGTCATTTGTGGACATTTTCACAGGGAAGGCTACCAGCTGTTCTTTGACCACCTGCACGAGCACAGCATCCCGCTGCTCATATTCTCCGCTGGAATAGGAGATATCCTGGAAGAGGTGATTCGCCAAGCCAGGGTCTTCCACCCCAACGTCAACGTCTTCTCCAACTACATGGACTTTGATGAGTCTGTGAGTTGCCTCAGTGCGAATTACAATCTGTCCATCGCCCTAAGGGACTGAAATAATAACCTGTGGCGGTCTGTTGGGACAGGGGGTGTTGAGGGCTTTCAAGGGAGAGCTGATTCACATCTACAACAAGAGGGAAGGTGCGCTGCTCAACACCGGCCACTTCCAGGAGCTGCGGACGCGGCCCAACGTGCTACTGTTGGGGGATTCTCTGGGAGATCTGACCATGGCTGACGGAGTGCAGGACATGGAGAACATCCTCAAGATCGGCTATCTCAATGACAAGGTAATTCAAAAGAACGTActcctgtgtttgtctgcacGATTAGAGATTATACAAGTCAATTTTCCACCCTCGTCTtcaggtggaggagaggaagcagtCATACTTGGACGCATATGACATCGTGTTGTTGAGGGATGAAACCTTGGAAGTCCCCAACGCCGTTCTCCTCTATCTCACTGGGAATAAATGAAGTCAGTGTTGTCCACATGCCACTGGACACTCCAGGGCCTTCAGCTGAGAAAGCGCCACCTGGATTCTTATTGACAACCAGCTAAGAATGGTTTAGTGATTACTTTTTTGATTCTACTAAAATCTACACACATGCCTCAGCTGACAGCCTCCCCCACACCACATCACccctttacattttttaatccgCTGGCCAAACTGCTCCCCGACAACACTGGAGGTTGTGGCTGTAAATTTGCAGTCCAGCTGCTGTGCCGTGTTTACAGTGCCCATGTGGTTATGggtattttctgtctgttttcatttgtcagAGGTTAAGTCCTGTATGTAACCAATAAGGGAAAACGCACAACATAAATGGACAACAACACTTGACTTAGCATTTGATTTGAAAGTGATTTCCAGCCTTTTATATAACACTACTATGAGAGTCACACTTGAGCTTAGGAAATGAATATGCCATCGCAAATAGATCATTACGAGGCAGAATGACTCACAAGAACTAACTACTACCTCAGAACTGTGACGGTATTACGAAGAGACTTGATAGGATTTCACTTTCAATCATTTTAACTGTATGGCTAGAAGGAAACACTTTCTACACTGTAACATGTCAGCttctaaacacatttttctttaccATCCTTTGTGGACAGTAggccacatttgtttttttgttttattcttcctttttttgtacCATCATCTGAACTCATTTCTTCATGTGTTCCAgttgatttgaaataaaaataaaaataaaaagaagtgtttctgttgatCATGAAAGTCTGTACTAGGctagaaggaaggaaggagagttTTATtagaaaagtttattttatgtttcacaACACACTGTAAtacataatttaatatttcaaccaaatatactgtacaaccagtggtttttaaatcttttctaTATCTAGGGGAAGGGTCGGAGGGGAATGTGGACTCCATGGCAACTCATTTGACCTGTGTATAGACGGAACGTTCCAGAAATATACATCAGAAGCCCAGACGATAGCACAACTCTTTAAAGTTCGTCCCGGCTCACTTGTTCCGGCTCCTCATCCaccttcagtttcagttcatccTCTACAATCTTCATGTCTTTATTCCGGTCCTGGTTATTAAACATGTCCTTAATGATGCTGTCAGCATCGACCCCTGGCCTAAGTCGACCTTTGCCCTCTTTAACTTGGAGCCTGATGAAGTTTGAAAACTGGAGGAAATAGATGTTATGAGTCATTCTTTCTGCTCGcaatcatatatttttttaaatgtaaatgaagcaACAGCATTAGTTGACCTAGCTTTGTCAGCTTACCTCCTCCAGAGGGACCTCTTTGTCCCCATTAAGGTCCATAGCAGGAAATAGGGGATCGGGGCCGTCTCCAAGCCACACAAACATGTAGCCTTCAGGCACACCCTTCTGCAGCTTCACCAACTCCAGTTCGAAGAAGAGCACTGCACTCCCTGGAactcctccagctgcagacGTCCGCACAGAGATGGAAAGACGTCATTTTAAAGCAGGATGAGATATAAAAAAGACGCTTTATCTGATAGTTTTCAGGAACTGACCTCCGTTTTCGCCGTGCCCCATGTGGGGAGGAACGAtgacctccctcctctcccccacgCACATGCCCTTCAAACCTTCCTCCAGACCCAGGATCACGTTATTTGCTCCGAGAGTAGTAACCGAAGGGGAGCTGTAATGGTCCCtgcaaaaaacagcacataacCTATTAGCACTttaaacagagaaatgaaaaccTTCCACCAAAGATTTTTTAACCCTAAacgtgctgccatcaaggtgcTATAAATGATTCCAGGCCCACTAAAATCTATCAGGGAAGGAGCCAGCAATGATTACATGCATGAAGGTGGAGGATGCAGAGTAGCAGAAtgaacagcagagggcgctCACGAGGAGTACAGCAGGGTGCCGTCCATCAAGGAGCAGTTGTAACGATACTCAAGCCAATCATCAGGTTCACTGGTGGCATTGCACCCCTCGGGCTTGTGGGTAACTTTGATCCCAACTGGATCTTTGGGGTTGTGGAAGTCGATGACATGAATGTCAAAGACCAGCACCGCTGAGCCAGGGATGAGGCCTCCTACAGAGCAAATTAAAAACAGGTCAGTGTTGCAAACAAAGTTTGTTGAGCGTTGTTCCATCTAAATGTATTTCCTCACCAACTCCATCCTCTCCATATGCCATGTGAGGAGGAATTGtgatcctcctcttctctcctatACACAGCCCCTGCAGGGCCTTGTCCATCCCCCGGATCACGTACCCCATACCGATGTAAGTGTTGTAGGTGCTGTTTCTCTGGTAGCTGTCGTTAGAGGAAGTGCGACAGTAAGAGCCTGCGTCTGCAGGTTTTCTGAAAGCCAAATAAAAAGTGCGGGTTTACCTGGAGTCGAAGGTTTTTCCGTCCTGGAAGGTGCCGTTGTAGTGGTAGCGGATGTAGTCTCCGGTCACCGTCCTGCGGGTGCAGCCTTCAGgaacctccttcacctccaccttcaGACCGTCTTTAGGGTTAAACACATCCACCATCAGCACCTCGAACACCAGCGTGGCTTGGGGAGGGACCTGAGTTCCTGTTGGGAGGACAACAACACTTCACACatcatgtctgtatttatttatttagcgtTGGAGAGTGATCACTTTGTAAAACTACTGATTAATCTGCAAAAGCTGATTACTCATCGCCGTCCGTGGTGCCTTTAGTCTTCTCCAACTCATTCTCACttccacagctttttttttttataacagttgtagaaaaagaaaatacaacttTGGAGTTTTAACAAGCAGGCAGCCCTGCAATTTGAAGGGATTTGCCGACCGACACTCAGCTAGCTTAGCCTCAGAGACTGCACACGGCTCTTTGACCTCAGAATGCAAGCATACCTGAGGCTTGTATTTTCCACGCCAGCGGCCAAGAATCCATAAAGTTTCGCTTTGGAATGACCTGTTAGAAAGTACAGGCCGTCATCCGTATCCCTCACCAGTCTGATCTATGTCTGCAGAGACACCAAACTGACCAACTTTACCATCAGACTTCcagaaataaagcaaacaagCTCACACCAAAGATGTCAAAGCGATGGAATATTACTCTGCAACACTCTTTATATAATTACACATACAGTTCCATGCAAGTCCTGACCACTTTACAGTACAGCTCTccattttcaaactgatttcaGTCATGTTAGCATACAGAACTTAAAGCACCTTTAAGAATATATTTGCTctaaaatagtaaaaagaagcagaagataACCTAATGTCTCCTTTGCGTTTATCTTATAAATGTTCTGATGCGTTTCCGTGTATACTATAGAAAGGTCATCCTgctaaaaacacatgaaaactgaCTGGGTGTGGTTCtataacaagaataaaaacaggGCAGGCATGGTGAACAATCAGCACCcaacaaaggcaaaaaaaataaaaaagcgcATGCAGTTTCAGGCTTTTAGTTCTCAGAAGTTGCACATTTgagcaaaaacataaatataacagTGAGTATTAACCAGTACCATATCCTTTCTCTCCGTATGCCAGGAAGGGTGGGACGATAACGACCCGTCTCTCCCCCACACACATTCCCAGGAGACCCTCGTCCATGCCTTTGATGAGGTGGCCCTGTCCCAAGTAGGTGTCATATGTCTCGTTCCTCGAGTAACTAAACAGTCCGACAAACGACAAACAATGAGCAAAGTTCACAAATTAGACAATCCAGGCCTACACTTCAGCGGTACAGTCTCCCCTCACCTGGAGTCGAAGGCCTCCCCAGACAGCAGGGAGCCGTTATAGTGGTAGCGGATGAAGTCTGTCGCAGCAGTGGTGCGGTTGCAGCCCGGGGGTCTGCTGAGCGTCCGGACCTGGACCTTGTCCTCTGTGTTCCATATGTCCAGCAGGAGGACGTCATACACCAGCACGGCGTCGGGAGGGATCACACCACCTGTCAGCGGGGACCAGAGCACAGGCTGGTGGAATAAACCGGCACAGGGGATCGTACGAGCAGGCACACGTGGCGTTCAACTGCACCTGTCCCTATGCTTCCGTAGGCCAGGTGAGGGGGGACTGTGATCCTCCTGCGCTCGTTGACACA
This genomic interval carries:
- the LOC124997621 gene encoding kelch-like protein 11 isoform X2, which produces MAAAAPNPEDSSRSSGSGGAGTPSALAGDGDAEEAEDFTSSSHCSELSRRQNEQRKQGLFCDVTLAFSSGAATGSVQSCEFSAHRSVLAAATDYFTPLLGGQFSESLSGRVEMKEWSSELGPDPETVESVIQYMYTGEIRVSTCNVHEVLELADRFLLLQLKDFCGEFLKKKLSLTNCVAVHSLAHMYTLDQLALRAADMIRRNFHKVIQDEEFYTLPFHLVRDWLSDAEITVDSEEVLFEAVVKWVQKNPEERSRYFEELFRLLRLPQIKPTYLTRVVKNEQLVAANDTCLRLVSEAVEGHAIRFENLKSTDMELWSSHMASFQPRFGQNMDVIMVVGGVSEGGDYLSECVGYFIYEDRWVNLPHIHNHLDGHAIAATESHVYVAGSMEPGFAKTVERYNPNRNTWEQVSNLTTRKHSFGLTCIKDILYSIGGHGNFSPGFKDVSVYEPEQDKWHNLESAPKILRDVKAVSVEDRFVYVTARTPVDTDNDDGLKTVTTRYDTDSRQWQDVDSLPLIDNYCIFQMAVASTNFYHTASCCPKSYTVRDEVARQKISVRISDEILESLPPEVTSIEGAAICHFDEDVFIIGGWKNSDDVDKQYRKEAYRYCAERKRWMLLPPMPQPRCRATACHVRIPYRFLYGCQRYPMPQNLARQRDRMQQMQQLHRRTLTLRRQLQSQIEC
- the LOC124997621 gene encoding kelch-like protein 11 isoform X1 is translated as MCGCVCRLLSFASLLNFLTLLTSSAGSRMAAAAPNPEDSSRSSGSGGAGTPSALAGDGDAEEAEDFTSSSHCSELSRRQNEQRKQGLFCDVTLAFSSGAATGSVQSCEFSAHRSVLAAATDYFTPLLGGQFSESLSGRVEMKEWSSELGPDPETVESVIQYMYTGEIRVSTCNVHEVLELADRFLLLQLKDFCGEFLKKKLSLTNCVAVHSLAHMYTLDQLALRAADMIRRNFHKVIQDEEFYTLPFHLVRDWLSDAEITVDSEEVLFEAVVKWVQKNPEERSRYFEELFRLLRLPQIKPTYLTRVVKNEQLVAANDTCLRLVSEAVEGHAIRFENLKSTDMELWSSHMASFQPRFGQNMDVIMVVGGVSEGGDYLSECVGYFIYEDRWVNLPHIHNHLDGHAIAATESHVYVAGSMEPGFAKTVERYNPNRNTWEQVSNLTTRKHSFGLTCIKDILYSIGGHGNFSPGFKDVSVYEPEQDKWHNLESAPKILRDVKAVSVEDRFVYVTARTPVDTDNDDGLKTVTTRYDTDSRQWQDVDSLPLIDNYCIFQMAVASTNFYHTASCCPKSYTVRDEVARQKISVRISDEILESLPPEVTSIEGAAICHFDEDVFIIGGWKNSDDVDKQYRKEAYRYCAERKRWMLLPPMPQPRCRATACHVRIPYRFLYGCQRYPMPQNLARQRDRMQQMQQLHRRTLTLRRQLQSQIEC
- the LOC124997623 gene encoding cytosolic 5'-nucleotidase 3-like, which translates into the protein MIQELSNPSVCMKDPKRVQEILQSMMKAGSNTLQVISDFDRTLTRFAHNGKRCPTCHDILDNSKLISSDCREKLEELRDTYYPIEIDFSRSVEEKLPLMVEWWTKAHELLVEQQIKKDLLATVVHESNAMLREGYQLFFDHLHEHSIPLLIFSAGIGDILEEVIRQARVFHPNVNVFSNYMDFDESGVLRAFKGELIHIYNKREGALLNTGHFQELRTRPNVLLLGDSLGDLTMADGVQDMENILKIGYLNDKVEERKQSYLDAYDIVLLRDETLEVPNAVLLYLTGNK
- the fkbp10a gene encoding peptidyl-prolyl cis-trans isomerase FKBP10; amino-acid sequence: MDLLRYFKLFLFLHAVYVHCEPGPLIDIVVDRYDIPKVCPREVQTDDFVRYHFNGTFFADGKKFDSSYDRGKAFISQVGLGRLITGMDRGLQGMCVNERRRITVPPHLAYGSIGTGGVIPPDAVLVYDVLLLDIWNTEDKVQVRTLSRPPGCNRTTAATDFIRYHYNGSLLSGEAFDSSYSRNETYDTYLGQGHLIKGMDEGLLGMCVGERRVVIVPPFLAYGEKGYGTQVPPQATLVFEVLMVDVFNPKDGLKVEVKEVPEGCTRRTVTGDYIRYHYNGTFQDGKTFDSSYQRNSTYNTYIGMGYVIRGMDKALQGLCIGEKRRITIPPHMAYGEDGVGGLIPGSAVLVFDIHVIDFHNPKDPVGIKVTHKPEGCNATSEPDDWLEYRYNCSLMDGTLLYSSDHYSSPSVTTLGANNVILGLEEGLKGMCVGERREVIVPPHMGHGENGAGGVPGSAVLFFELELVKLQKGVPEGYMFVWLGDGPDPLFPAMDLNGDKEVPLEEFSNFIRLQVKEGKGRLRPGVDADSIIKDMFNNQDRNKDMKIVEDELKLKVDEEPEQVSRDEL